A stretch of Candidatus Dojkabacteria bacterium DNA encodes these proteins:
- a CDS encoding GGDEF domain-containing protein — protein sequence MVISHVCYDKTARCKSTDEHNEDVSVSFDLPTVRINAIKNSDLSANYSAKADMGFVVKAIPFDILKDVKGVIDLIVPEREKFTTQDEQLFDEIIKEIRPVLVRGMKYRNVIEKLNRDALTGLYNRGHFDKDIETLVLDAQKYKTHISCLMIDIDFFKKYNDSYGHQAGDKLLTTVAKHISGNIRPMDRAYRYGGEEFVVLLPDTENIPAANVARRISGIISALDLNITVSIGVSTLPSDAANAVELVKIADIRLYRAKELGRNRVVNN from the coding sequence TTGGTTATTTCTCATGTTTGTTATGATAAAACGGCGCGTTGTAAGTCGACGGATGAACATAATGAAGATGTAAGCGTTTCTTTTGATTTACCCACTGTAAGAATTAACGCAATAAAAAATTCTGACTTGTCTGCAAATTACTCGGCTAAGGCGGATATGGGCTTTGTTGTGAAAGCAATCCCTTTTGATATTTTAAAGGATGTAAAAGGTGTTATTGATTTAATTGTTCCCGAACGGGAGAAGTTCACAACCCAGGATGAACAGCTCTTTGACGAGATTATAAAAGAGATAAGACCGGTTCTTGTTAGAGGAATGAAGTATAGAAACGTTATTGAGAAATTAAATCGTGACGCTTTGACCGGGCTTTATAATAGAGGTCATTTTGATAAAGACATAGAAACACTTGTTTTAGATGCCCAAAAGTATAAAACGCATATTTCCTGCCTTATGATAGATATAGACTTTTTTAAAAAATACAACGATAGTTACGGTCATCAAGCCGGTGATAAATTACTTACGACCGTTGCTAAACATATATCGGGAAATATTCGTCCCATGGACAGAGCCTATCGATATGGAGGTGAGGAGTTTGTTGTTTTGTTGCCCGATACGGAAAATATTCCGGCTGCAAATGTTGCAAGAAGAATCTCCGGGATTATTTCCGCTCTCGATTTAAACATCACTGTTAGTATAGGTGTTTCAACTCTACCCAGTGATGCGGCAAATGCCGTGGAACTTGTAAAGATCGCGGATATAAGGCTTTATCGCGCTAAGGAGCTTGGTCGAAACCGGGTTGTAAATAATTAG
- a CDS encoding M48 family metallopeptidase: MAMVKYHIQYGKRRTIAVHINNSGKVIIKAPYNIPERIVLQFVSEKRDWINKNLARISRSKKYAHTYKPGDKFYYLGELFPIDFNESIRSVTLSNGNLIIPKGEKKAKDLLSAWFRKKARFILKKKLNNWSEIMNLSFNSLKITSAETRWGSCTSQGNVNFPFRIVMLPLEIIDYVVVHELSHLKELNHSKVFWKIVEVYRPMFKNERKWLRENSYKFVI, encoded by the coding sequence TTGGCAATGGTTAAGTATCATATACAATACGGTAAACGAAGAACAATTGCCGTTCATATAAACAATTCCGGAAAAGTAATAATAAAGGCACCTTACAACATTCCCGAAAGAATAGTACTACAATTTGTGTCAGAAAAAAGAGATTGGATAAATAAAAATCTAGCTAGAATTAGCCGCAGTAAAAAATATGCTCATACATATAAGCCGGGTGACAAGTTTTATTATCTTGGGGAACTATTTCCAATAGATTTTAACGAATCAATAAGAAGTGTAACACTAAGTAACGGAAATCTTATAATTCCAAAGGGAGAAAAGAAAGCCAAAGATCTTCTTTCAGCTTGGTTTAGGAAAAAGGCCCGGTTCATTCTTAAGAAAAAACTTAACAACTGGTCAGAAATAATGAATCTGTCGTTCAATTCTCTAAAAATTACAAGCGCTGAAACCCGATGGGGATCATGTACAAGTCAAGGAAATGTAAACTTTCCCTTTAGAATTGTAATGCTTCCGCTGGAAATCATCGATTATGTCGTTGTTCATGAGCTTTCACACCTTAAAGAGCTTAACCACAGCAAAGTATTCTGGAAGATCGTAGAAGTCTATCGTCCAATGTTTAAGAATGAACGCAAATGGCTCAGAGAAAACTCATACAAGTTTGTAATATAA
- a CDS encoding SAM-dependent methyltransferase — translation MSTKGKLFLIPKDIGGDPITSIPDHTKENIRNINTFIVEDIRTARRFLAALSIKVQSKTFIPWGKHADKSDAKGLLNPLSLGENIGIISESGCPAIADPGKNIVLEAHRAGYQVVPLIGPSSIFLALMASGLNGQNFCFNGYIPKDPTARKSKIKLLENCSQRNNQTQIFMETPFRTQHVLNDLLSVCSNSTKLCLAVDITTSTEVIKTMPIGEWKKLIPNIHKKLVIYLIGQ, via the coding sequence ATGAGCACAAAAGGTAAACTATTTTTAATCCCTAAAGACATAGGAGGAGATCCCATAACCTCAATTCCCGATCACACCAAGGAAAATATTAGAAATATAAACACATTTATAGTCGAAGATATAAGAACCGCACGTAGATTTCTTGCTGCACTTTCTATAAAGGTTCAATCCAAAACATTTATCCCTTGGGGGAAACATGCAGATAAATCAGATGCCAAGGGGCTTTTAAATCCACTATCTCTTGGAGAAAATATTGGAATAATATCGGAATCAGGTTGCCCCGCAATAGCGGATCCAGGGAAAAACATTGTATTGGAGGCTCATAGAGCAGGGTACCAGGTTGTTCCGCTTATTGGTCCATCATCAATATTTCTTGCACTTATGGCTTCGGGACTAAACGGTCAGAATTTTTGCTTTAATGGATATATCCCCAAAGACCCGACTGCTCGAAAATCAAAAATAAAATTGCTGGAAAACTGTTCACAAAGAAATAACCAAACACAGATTTTTATGGAAACACCGTTTAGAACTCAGCATGTTTTAAATGATTTGCTGTCAGTATGCAGCAACAGTACAAAGCTTTGTTTAGCTGTTGACATTACAACATCTACGGAAGTTATAAAAACAATGCCGATAGGGGAATGGAAAAAGTTAATCCCTAACATCCACAAAAAGCTAGTAATCTATCTTATCGGCCAATAA